Proteins from one Streptomyces genisteinicus genomic window:
- a CDS encoding phospholipase D-like domain-containing protein, giving the protein MRRRLERLLGIAATEGNALLPLRNGDEIFAAMLDSIRAAEHTIDMMTFVYWRGDIARQFAEALADRAGAGVRVRLLLDGFGSRLIEPDLLDLMDRSGVEVAWFRKPLYLSPLKQNHRCHRKVLVVDESVAYTGGVGIAEEWCGDARNENEWRDTHVQVRGPAVDGIAAAFSQNWAECHDCLFDERDRFVTHDTQGDAVVQVVRGSASFGWQDMQTLIRVMLESAQERFRLATAYFAPDQYFVDLLCATARRGVEVEILLPGPHTDKRVCQLAGQNHYEELLACGVRIHQYQPTMMHAKVITVDRIAALTGSTNFNRRSLDHDEEVMLAVLDEEFTAALDRHFDEDLEVSELMVPGRWKRRPVGQRLAELSVAPIRRFL; this is encoded by the coding sequence ATGCGGCGGCGGCTGGAGCGGCTGCTCGGGATCGCCGCGACGGAGGGGAACGCGCTGCTGCCGCTGCGCAACGGGGACGAGATCTTCGCCGCGATGCTGGACAGCATCCGCGCGGCGGAGCACACCATCGACATGATGACGTTCGTGTACTGGCGCGGGGACATCGCCCGGCAGTTCGCCGAGGCTCTCGCCGACCGCGCCGGCGCCGGAGTGCGGGTCCGGCTGCTGCTGGACGGCTTCGGCAGCCGCCTCATCGAGCCGGACCTGCTCGACCTGATGGACCGGTCCGGGGTCGAGGTGGCCTGGTTCCGCAAGCCGCTGTACCTCTCGCCGCTCAAGCAGAACCACCGCTGCCACCGCAAGGTGCTGGTGGTGGACGAGTCGGTGGCCTACACCGGCGGTGTGGGCATCGCCGAGGAGTGGTGCGGGGACGCACGGAACGAGAACGAGTGGCGGGACACCCATGTGCAGGTCCGCGGCCCGGCCGTGGACGGCATCGCGGCCGCGTTCTCGCAGAACTGGGCGGAGTGCCACGACTGCCTCTTCGACGAGCGCGACCGCTTCGTCACCCACGACACGCAGGGCGACGCGGTCGTCCAGGTCGTCCGCGGCTCGGCGAGCTTCGGCTGGCAGGACATGCAGACGCTGATACGCGTCATGCTCGAATCCGCCCAGGAGCGCTTCCGGCTCGCCACCGCCTACTTCGCCCCCGACCAGTACTTCGTCGATCTGCTGTGCGCGACGGCCCGGCGCGGCGTCGAGGTGGAGATCCTGCTGCCCGGCCCGCACACCGACAAGCGGGTCTGCCAGCTCGCCGGTCAGAACCACTACGAGGAACTGCTCGCCTGCGGTGTGCGCATCCACCAGTACCAGCCGACGATGATGCACGCCAAGGTCATCACGGTGGACCGGATCGCGGCCCTGACCGGCTCCACCAACTTCAACCGGCGCTCCCTCGACCACGACGAGGAGGTCATGCTCGCGGTGCTCGACGAGGAGTTCACCGCCGCGCTCGACCGCCACTTCGACGAGGACCTGGAGGTCAGCGAGTTGATGGTGCCGGGGCGCTGGAAGCGGCGCCCGGTCGGCCAGCGTCTGGCCGAACTGTCGGTGGCCCCGATCCGGCGCTTCCTGTGA